One Periophthalmus magnuspinnatus isolate fPerMag1 chromosome 8, fPerMag1.2.pri, whole genome shotgun sequence genomic window carries:
- the LOC117375021 gene encoding bryoporin-like translates to MPETAEKVSATLTTNRNCTIEVTNVSSHYCLINPQVYMASGFSQHPPQPTIRTAKVEVCTFTKDDNTATGSVGLLTYDIFHMQGRHCNERMAIMFSVPFDRNLYKNKLAIGIFPNSTACDKQLYNLMYDGKDMSNFTRSDTNGSGLVYQGPHLDVRATMSTVGRAIVKVELYDMMGR, encoded by the exons ATGCCAGAAACtgcagagaaagtgtcagctaCCCTCACCACCAACCGAAACTGCACCATAGAAGTGACCAACGTCAGCAGCCACTACTGTCTCATCAACCCCCA AGTGTACATGGCCAGCGGTTTCTCCCAGCACCCTCCCCAGCCCACCATCCGCACCGCCAAAGTCGAAGTCTGCACCTTCACCAAAGACGACAACACCGCCACCGGGTCCGTGGGCCTGCTGACCTACGACATCTTCCATATGCAGGGACGCCATTGCAACGAGCGAATGGCCATCATGTTCTCAGTCCCATTCGACCGCAACCTGTACAAAAACAAGCTAGCGATCGGCATCTTTCCGAACTCCACGGCGTGCGACAAACAGCTGTACAACCTGATGTACGATGGGAAGGATATGAGTAACTTCACCCGTTCCGACACAAACGGCAGCGGGTTGGTGTACCAGGGCCCGCATTTGGATGTAAGGGCCACAATGTCGACTGTGGGAAGAGCTATCGTTAAAGTTGAGCTGTATGACATGATGGGCCGCTAA